From the Micromonospora echinofusca genome, the window TCGACCTCGACGTGCTGATCTGCACCGAGGACCGCGAGCTGGTCGGCGTGGTCGCCGCGCTGGCCGCCCGGATCCCCGGCATGCGCGGCATCTACGCCGGCCGGCTGCGCAACGCCCACCAGATCGAGGCGTTCACCGCCAACCTGATCGCCATCAACAAGCGCTACAAGGCGCACGCGGGCATCCGCGTCACCGACCTCTGACGGCGGTTCGCGTCCGGTCGCTCCGGATCCTGGTGGGGACGGGCCGTGGAGGGGCCGCTTCCTAGCGGGATCTGTTCGCGGGCCCGAGCGGGTGGCGGCGGTAGTGCGGGTCCAGGGAACCGACGGTGAGGGCGTTCTCGTCGAGGCCGTTGTGGACGACCAGATCGGTGTCGGCGAACGCGAAGCCGAGGGCGAGGCTGCCGTTGGCCAGGTCGCCCTTCTCGTCCCACCACTCCAACAGCGCGACCTCGCGTAACCGGTGGCCGGGCAGGGCGGCCAACCCGGGCAGCGGCTCGGCACGCCAGGCCAGCCGGAAGTCGTCGGAGGTGGGCCAGGTGACCGGGCGGGCCGGGGAGACCGAGTTCCAGGTGATCGAGAGGTCGTCGAACTTCTGGTGGTTGACCTCGACCTGCTCACCGGCGAAGTCCAGCAGCACCGGACAGTCCGCGAACCACTCGTCCTCGTCCAGGTCCCAGACCAGCCAGACGTGGGTGAGCGTACGGCCGGCCAGTGCGGCGAGCCGGGCACCGTGCGCCGCCTCGACGTCGCGCCGCGCGTGCAGCCAGGTCGGCTGGTAGCCGGGGACGCCGAAGTCGAACACCGGACGATTGTCGGCCACGACGTCGGCGGGCGCGAGGGCCCTGAGCCCCGGTGCCGCCCGCCGCCTCCCGCCGACGCCCGTCCTGCGGCGTCTGGCGGGAGGCGGCCGACCGGCGTCAGAAGGTGTGCTCGGCGGCGGGGAAGTCGCCGCCGCGGACCTCGTCGGCGAAGCGCCGGGTCGCGTCGGTCAGGGCACCCGCCAGGTCGGCGTAGCGCTTCACGAAGCGCGGTGCCCTACCGGTACGCAGGCCGGCCATGTCCTGCCAGACCAGCACCTGCGCGTCGGTGTCGGCGCCGGCGCCGATGCCCACGGTCGGGATCGGCAGCTCCGCCGTGATCCGCTTGGCCACCTGCCCCGGCACCATCTCCAGCACCACGGCGAACGCGCCCGCCTCGGCGACCGCGCGGGCGTCGGCGATCACGTCGTCGGCCGTGTCGCCGCGCCCCTGCACCCGGTAGCCGCCGATCGCGTGCTCGCTCTGCGGGGTGAAGCCGACGTGCGCCATGACCGGGATGCCGGCGCCGGTGATGGCGGCGATCTGCGCCGCGCAGCGCCGGCCGCCCTCCAGCTTCACCGCCTGGCAGCCGCCCTCCTTCATGAACCGCACGGCGGTACGCAGCGCCTGCGTCGGGCCCTCCTCGTACGAGCCGAACGGCAGGTCGCCGACGACCAGCGCGTGCCGGGTCGCCCGGACCACCGCGCGCACCAGCGGGAGCAGCTCCTCCGGGGTCACCGGCACCGTCGTCTCGTAGCCGAAGACGTTGTTCGCCGCCGAGTCGCCGACCAGCAGCACCGGGATGCCGGCCTGGTCGAAGATCGACGCGGTGTACTGGTCGTACGAGGTGAGCATCGGCCACCGCTCGCCGCGCTCCTTGGCGGCGATCAGGTCGCGGGTGCGTACCCGCCGGGTGGCCGGGCCGCCGTAGAGGGCGGTCACCTCGGACGGGGTGGACTCCACCATGACTCTCTCCTTCCTCGAGGCCGCGTACGCGGTCCCCGGGTTCCGCCGCGATCGTCGCACCCGACGACCGGCCGGCGGCAGAGCGCAGTGGAGGATGTCACTCCCGGGCCGCCGCCGGCCCGGGAGTGAACCGGATCAGCCGTCCTCGCGCCACCGGTTCGTGATCGGCAGCCGCCGGTCCCGCCCGAAGGCCTTCATCGAGATCTTCGCGCCCGGCGCGGACTGGCGGCGCTTGTACTCGGCGGTATCCACCATCCGCAGCACCCGGTCGACGACGGCCGGGTCGTGGCCGGACGCGACCAGCCCGTCGCGGCCCAGGTCGCCGTCGACGTAGCCGATCAGGATCGGGTCCAGCACGTCGTAGTCGGGCAGCGTGTCGCTGTCGAGCTGGCCCGGGCTCAGCTCGGCGCTCGGCGGTTTGCCGATGGAGTTCTCCGGGATCGGCGGGGTCTCGCCCCGGCGGGCGGCGTCCGCGTTGCGCCACTTCGCCAGCCGCCACACCAGCGTCTTCCAGACGTCCTTGACCGGGTTGAAGCCGCCGACGGAGTCGCCGTAGAGGGTGGAGTAGCCGACCGCCAGCTCGCTCTTGTTGCCGGTGGTCAGCACCAGGTGTCCCTCCTGGTTCGACAGCGCCATCAGGATCACCCCGCGTACCCGCGCCTGGAGGTTCTCCACGGAGACCCCGGAGAGCGACATGTTCGCCAGGAAGGTGTCCACCATCGGCTGGATCGGCTCGACCCGGTAGTCCAGCCCGGTCCGCTTCGCCAGGTCGGCCGCGTCCTCGCGGCTGTGCTCGGAGGAGTGCTGGCTGGGCAGCGACACGCCGACCACCCGGTCGGGCCCGAGCGCGTCGACGGCCAGCGCGGCCACCACCGCCGAGTCGATGCCGCCGGAGAGGCCCAGCACCACCGAGGGGAACCGGTTCTTGTTCACGTAGTCGCGCAGGCCCAGCACGAGCGCCTGCCACACCTCGGCCTCGTCGGCGACCGGGGCGATCGTCCCGCCGGTGACGGCGGGCCCGGTGGGCGCGGGCGGGATGTCGCCGGCCTCGGCGCGGACCACCCGCATCCCGTCCGCCAGCACCTGCTCCGGGGCGCCCGGCTCCCCGGCCGGGGGCAGCTCCACGTC encodes:
- the panB gene encoding 3-methyl-2-oxobutanoate hydroxymethyltransferase — protein: MVESTPSEVTALYGGPATRRVRTRDLIAAKERGERWPMLTSYDQYTASIFDQAGIPVLLVGDSAANNVFGYETTVPVTPEELLPLVRAVVRATRHALVVGDLPFGSYEEGPTQALRTAVRFMKEGGCQAVKLEGGRRCAAQIAAITGAGIPVMAHVGFTPQSEHAIGGYRVQGRGDTADDVIADARAVAEAGAFAVVLEMVPGQVAKRITAELPIPTVGIGAGADTDAQVLVWQDMAGLRTGRAPRFVKRYADLAGALTDATRRFADEVRGGDFPAAEHTF
- a CDS encoding NAD+ synthase gives rise to the protein MPTLRLALCQVNPTVGDLAGNSGLVRDWTRRAADAGAQIVAFPEMMLTGYPVEDLVFRRSFVAASKAALQRLAADLDADGLGALPVLVGYLDADGPPQVSGDAEPGRGARNAAALLHHGRIVATYFKHHLPNYGVFDEDRYFLPGDALSVVRVGGVDVALTICEDLWQAGGPFAAARQAGVGLVLCVNGSPYELNKDDVRLPLVQRRAAEAGAMIAYVNMVGGQDELVFEGDSMIVAPDGELLARAPQFVEHLLVHDVELPPAGEPGAPEQVLADGMRVVRAEAGDIPPAPTGPAVTGGTIAPVADEAEVWQALVLGLRDYVNKNRFPSVVLGLSGGIDSAVVAALAVDALGPDRVVGVSLPSQHSSEHSREDAADLAKRTGLDYRVEPIQPMVDTFLANMSLSGVSVENLQARVRGVILMALSNQEGHLVLTTGNKSELAVGYSTLYGDSVGGFNPVKDVWKTLVWRLAKWRNADAARRGETPPIPENSIGKPPSAELSPGQLDSDTLPDYDVLDPILIGYVDGDLGRDGLVASGHDPAVVDRVLRMVDTAEYKRRQSAPGAKISMKAFGRDRRLPITNRWREDG